In the genome of Amaranthus tricolor cultivar Red isolate AtriRed21 chromosome 15, ASM2621246v1, whole genome shotgun sequence, one region contains:
- the LOC130801112 gene encoding uncharacterized protein LOC130801112, giving the protein MAQQLSKLSKPSRQLLSNTEKNPFGHVNAVTLRSGTTYDPLPMAVVDNEEEEVVVEEKTPNEEKKEEQPAPASEKRKQPTTDVYVPTVPFPQRLAHDTKSFTIPVTFGEVLVNKALADLRASVSIMSLSLCKRINAEIKPTRMSLQLADRSVRFPFGVVEDLPVQIGKFYVPCDFVILDIVEDHVILIILGRDFLKTERTVFDVFNGKLTLNILGENVEYRLSSMMKGPADETLCRAEVARVEIIHPQY; this is encoded by the exons ATGGCGCAACAACTGAGCAAACTCTCAAAACCCAGTAGACAGCTGTTAAGCAACACCGAGAAAAACCCTTTCGGGCATGTAAATGCAGTTACACTAAGAAGCGGCACCACCTATGATCCTCTACCCATGGCTGTTGTTgacaatgaagaagaagaggtgGTAGTAGAGGAAAAAACACCTAATGAGGAGAAAAAGGAGGAACAACCAGCACCTGCCTCAGAGAAGAGAAAGCAGCCCACTACTGATGTATATGTACCAACTGTTCCTTTTCCACAAAGATTAGCGC ATGACACCAAGAGTTTCACCATTCCAGTCACATTTGGTGAAGTTTTAGTCAATAAAGCACTTGCCGATTTGAGAGCTAGTGTGAGTATCATGTCGCTATCTTTATGTAAGAGGATCAATGCTGAGATCAAGCCAACTAGGATGTCTTTACAGCTAGCCGATAGATCAGTAAGGTTTCCATTCGGAGTTGTTGAAGATTTGCCAGTTCAAATAGGGAAGTTTTATGTCCCTTGTGATTTTGTGATCTTGGATATTGTTGAAGATCATGTCATACTTATCATTCTTGGGAGGGATTTTCTGAAGACTGAACGGACTGTTTTTGATGTGTTTAATGGCAAGCTCACATTGAATATCTTGGGGGAGAACGTTGAGTATCGTCTTTCCTCAATGATGAAAGGCCCCGCCGATGAAACCCTGTGCAGAGCAGAAGTAGCAAGGGTTGAGATTATACACCCACAGTATTAA
- the LOC130801113 gene encoding uncharacterized protein LOC130801113, which translates to MAIFSDFIEDFMDDFSVYGTSFEACLSNLEKVLRRGIEVDQAKVEIIERLPPPSDVKEIRSFLVHTGFYRWFIKDFSKIARPLTELLAKDAPLLALISAPIIQSPDWSLPFEIMCDASNYDVEAILGQRKDGKFHAIYYANKTLDPAQMNYATIKKDAKPLLIWCILLLQEFDLKVKDKKGKENVVADHLSPLIHDDGASLEAPIDDSFLDECLLAVGMKSVPWYVNLANYLASGIIPDGYLSQKKKKFFYDVKRHFWEDLFLYRLCVDGVIRRCVPQEEVPSIISHCHDLPCGGHARNISRRNEMPHNNILEIEFFDVWGMDFMGPFPSSYGNRYILLAVDYVSKWIEAITSPTNDARVANKLDDSLWAYITTFKTPIGTTPYKLVYGKPCHLPVKLEHRAFWAIKALNYPILCASKNRLLDINELDEICLDAYESSRLYKEKTKRWHDKGLIKRNFEVGQLVLPFNSRLRLFPEKLKSRWTGPFKITRVFPYGSIELSNAKGETFKVNGQRVKHYCAVKLTTSNKHLLGGNPTLDLIVELFMECIKLRNLQN; encoded by the exons ATGGCCATTTTCTCTGATTTCATTGAGGATTTTATGGATGATTTTTCTGTGTACGGAACATCTTTTGAAGCATGCTTAAGCAACCTCGAAAAGGTGCTCCGTAG GGGCATTGAGGTAGATCAAGCGAAAGTAGAGATCATAGAGCGTTTGCCTCCTCCCTCTGATGTTAAGGAAATAAGGAGTTTCCTTGTTCACACTGGTTTTTACCGGTGGTTTATCAAGGATTTCTCCAAGATTGCTAGGCCTCTAACTGAGCTTCTCGCCAAAGATGCCCCGTTGCTT GCTCTTATCTCTGCTCCTATCATCCAATCACCGGATTGGAGTCTCCCCTTTGAGATTATGTGTGATGCAAGTAATTATGATGTAGAGGCTATTTTGGGTCAGAGGAAGGAtggcaagtttcatgccatCTATTATGCAAATAAGACATTGGATCCAGCTCAAATGAATTATGCAACAATAAAGAAAGATGCCAAGCCTCTCCTGATTTGGTGTATTCTCCTACTGCAAGAGTTTGATTTAAAAGTGAAGGATAAGAAGGGTAAGGAGAATGTTGTTGCCGACCACTTATCCCCGCTGATTCATGATGATGGAGCAAGTTTGGAAGCTCCAATTGACGATTCATTTCTCGATGAGTGTCTCTTAGCTGTAGGTATGAAAAGTGTTCCATGGTATGTTAATCTAGCTAATTATCTAGCAAGTGGAATCATTCCTGATGGATACTTATCTCAGAAGAAAAAGAAGTTTTTCTATGATGTCAAGAGACACTTTTGGGAGGACCTGTTCCTGTATAGACTGTGTGTTGATGGTGTAATTAGAAGGTGTGTTCCACAAGAAGAAGTACCTTCTATTATTTCACATTGTCACGATCTGCCCTGCGGAGGTCATGCTA GGAATATTTCAAGAAGAAATGAAATGCCGCACAACAACATCCTAGAAATCGAATTTTTTGATGTATGGGGGATGGATTTCATGGGACCATTCCCATCTTCCTATGGGAATAGGTATATCTTGCTAGCAGTTGACTATGTGTCGAAATGGATAGAGGCTATTACATCTCCCACCAATGATGCGCGCGTG GCAAACAAGTTGGATGACTCTCTTTGGGCTTACATAACAACATTCAAAACCCCTATTGGAACTACACCATACAAGTTAGTATATGGGAAGCCGTGCCATTTACCAGTAAAGCTTGAACATAGAGCATTTTGGGCAATCAAAGCCCTTAATTATCCTATACTATGTGCTAGTAAGAATAGATTGTTGGATATCAATGAACTTGATGAGATATGCTTGGATGCGTACGAGAGTTCGAGGCTATACAAGGAAAAGACCAAGCGATGGCATGACAAAGGTCTTATCAAAAGGAACTTTGAGGTTGGACAATTGGTCTTACCATTCAACTCCCGTTTGAGGTTATTTCCAGAAAAACTAAAGTCACGTTGGACGGGTCCATTCAAGATCACACGGGTATTCCCCTATGGTTCCATTGAGCTGTCGAATGCGAAAGGGGAAACATTCAAGGTGAATGGTCAACGTGTCAAACACTATTGCGCAG TCAAGCTAACAACCTCTAATAAGCACTTGTTGGGAGGCAACCCAACTTTG GATTTGATAGTTGAGTTGTTCATGGAATGCATAAAACTGAGAAATCTGCAGAATTAG
- the LOC130801161 gene encoding RNA polymerase sigma factor sigA isoform X1: MFRLKMGTAAVVGLSAGKSLLSTSFYYSDLTEKLSYVGEQQQLAPTKNVILARKSANFNHRGSSIKALKECIDGATIIPPISEPWIPRSSPLEEKTLGPETPLEAFLMLQKSMLEKQLELSFERASPTDLPKENIPKESHVTSSGISARVRRTNARKRSQGKRFTKEGKRDKSSVGTVSELLHNRFIGYVRGVTNDELLTHAQVVTLSRKIKAGLSLEEHKSRLKEKLGCEPSDDQLATSLRMNRAEIRSKLIECALAREKLTMSNVRLVMSIAQKYENMGADMADLVQGGLIGLLRGIEKFDSSKGFKISTYVYWWIRQGVSRALVENSRTLRLPTHLHERLSLIRSAKNKLEEKGITPSIDKISESLNMSHKKIKNATEAVRSVLSLDREAFPSLNGLPGETFHSYIADNRLENNPWHGVDEWALKHEVSNLIDTTLRERERDIIRLYYGLSDECLTWEDISKRIGLSRERVRQVGLIALEKLKHAARKRRMEALLVKH, encoded by the exons ATGTTCAGGCTTAAGATGGGCACGGCTGCTGTCGTTGGGCTTAGTGCTGGAAAAAGTCTTTTGAGCACCTCTTTCTATTATTCTGATCTTACCGAAAAGCTCTCTTATGTCGGTGAACAACAGCAGCTTGCTCCTACAAAAAACGTGATTCTTGCAAGGAAATCAGCTAATTTTAATCACAGAGGATCATCAATCAAGGCTCTTAAGGAATGTATAGATGGTGCTACTATCATTCCACCAATTTCTGAACCATGGATTCCTAGATCTTCTCCTTTGGAAGAGAAAACTTTGGGTCCTGAAACACCTTTAGAAGCTTTCCTTATGCTTCAAAAGTCTATGCTTGAGAAGCAGTTAGAGCTCTCCTTTGAACGCGCAAGCCCGACTGATCTGCCTAAGGAGAATATCCCAAAGGAATCGCATGTCACGTCATCAGGAATTTCTGCTCGAGTACGAAGAACAAATGCTAGGAAGAGAAGTCAGGGGAAAAGGTTCACAAAAGAAGGTAAGAGAGATAAATCCTCTGTGGGTACTGTGAGTGAGCTGCTTCACAATCGCTTTATAGGCTACGTGAGAGGTGTGACAAATGATGAATTACTCACTCATGCCCAAGTTGTGACGTTATCTCGAAAGATTAAAGCTGGGCTATCCTTGGAGGAGCATAAATCAAG ACTGAAGGAGAAACTCGGGTGTGAACCTTCAGATGATCAACTTGCAACTTCATTAAGAATGAATCGTGCTGAAATAAGATCGAAACTGATTGAATGTGCACTAGCCAGAGAAAAGTTGACTATGAGCAATGTACGCTTGGTCATGTCAATTGCTCAAAAGTATGAGAATATGGGTGCCGACATGGCTGACCTTGTTCAG GGAGGACTGATTGGACTTCTTCGAGGAATTGAGAAGTTTGATTCGTCAAAAGGTTTTAAGATTTCCACATATGTTTACTGGTGGATACGTCAA GGAGTGTCTAGAGCACTTGTGGAAAATTCAAGAACTCTGAGGTTACCTACTCATCTCCATGAAAGATTAAGTTTAATTCGCAGTGCAAAAAACAAACTTGAAGAGAAGGGGATAACTCCTTCAATTGAT AAAATATCTGAATCTTTGAACATGTCTCATAAGAAAATCAAGAATGCGACTGAG GCTGTGAGATCTGTGCTATCACTGGATAGGGAAGCCTTTCCCTCTTTGAATGGTCTACCAGGAGAAACATTCCATAGT TATATTGCAGATAATCGCCTTGAAAATAACCCATGGCATGGTGTAGATGAATGGGCGCTCAAG CATGAAGTAAGCAATCTTATCGACACAACACTGAGGGAGCGTGAGAGAGATATAATACGTCTTTACTATGGTCTCAGTGACGAATGTTTAACTTGGGAAGATATTAGCAAAAG GATTGGTTTGTCAAGAGAAAGAGTCCGACAGGTTGGATTGATCGCATTAGAGAAACTAAAACATGCGGCGAGAAAGAGAAGGATGGAGGCTTTGCTAGTAAAACATTAG
- the LOC130801161 gene encoding RNA polymerase sigma factor sigA isoform X2: MGTAAVVGLSAGKSLLSTSFYYSDLTEKLSYVGEQQQLAPTKNVILARKSANFNHRGSSIKALKECIDGATIIPPISEPWIPRSSPLEEKTLGPETPLEAFLMLQKSMLEKQLELSFERASPTDLPKENIPKESHVTSSGISARVRRTNARKRSQGKRFTKEGKRDKSSVGTVSELLHNRFIGYVRGVTNDELLTHAQVVTLSRKIKAGLSLEEHKSRLKEKLGCEPSDDQLATSLRMNRAEIRSKLIECALAREKLTMSNVRLVMSIAQKYENMGADMADLVQGGLIGLLRGIEKFDSSKGFKISTYVYWWIRQGVSRALVENSRTLRLPTHLHERLSLIRSAKNKLEEKGITPSIDKISESLNMSHKKIKNATEAVRSVLSLDREAFPSLNGLPGETFHSYIADNRLENNPWHGVDEWALKHEVSNLIDTTLRERERDIIRLYYGLSDECLTWEDISKRIGLSRERVRQVGLIALEKLKHAARKRRMEALLVKH; this comes from the exons ATGGGCACGGCTGCTGTCGTTGGGCTTAGTGCTGGAAAAAGTCTTTTGAGCACCTCTTTCTATTATTCTGATCTTACCGAAAAGCTCTCTTATGTCGGTGAACAACAGCAGCTTGCTCCTACAAAAAACGTGATTCTTGCAAGGAAATCAGCTAATTTTAATCACAGAGGATCATCAATCAAGGCTCTTAAGGAATGTATAGATGGTGCTACTATCATTCCACCAATTTCTGAACCATGGATTCCTAGATCTTCTCCTTTGGAAGAGAAAACTTTGGGTCCTGAAACACCTTTAGAAGCTTTCCTTATGCTTCAAAAGTCTATGCTTGAGAAGCAGTTAGAGCTCTCCTTTGAACGCGCAAGCCCGACTGATCTGCCTAAGGAGAATATCCCAAAGGAATCGCATGTCACGTCATCAGGAATTTCTGCTCGAGTACGAAGAACAAATGCTAGGAAGAGAAGTCAGGGGAAAAGGTTCACAAAAGAAGGTAAGAGAGATAAATCCTCTGTGGGTACTGTGAGTGAGCTGCTTCACAATCGCTTTATAGGCTACGTGAGAGGTGTGACAAATGATGAATTACTCACTCATGCCCAAGTTGTGACGTTATCTCGAAAGATTAAAGCTGGGCTATCCTTGGAGGAGCATAAATCAAG ACTGAAGGAGAAACTCGGGTGTGAACCTTCAGATGATCAACTTGCAACTTCATTAAGAATGAATCGTGCTGAAATAAGATCGAAACTGATTGAATGTGCACTAGCCAGAGAAAAGTTGACTATGAGCAATGTACGCTTGGTCATGTCAATTGCTCAAAAGTATGAGAATATGGGTGCCGACATGGCTGACCTTGTTCAG GGAGGACTGATTGGACTTCTTCGAGGAATTGAGAAGTTTGATTCGTCAAAAGGTTTTAAGATTTCCACATATGTTTACTGGTGGATACGTCAA GGAGTGTCTAGAGCACTTGTGGAAAATTCAAGAACTCTGAGGTTACCTACTCATCTCCATGAAAGATTAAGTTTAATTCGCAGTGCAAAAAACAAACTTGAAGAGAAGGGGATAACTCCTTCAATTGAT AAAATATCTGAATCTTTGAACATGTCTCATAAGAAAATCAAGAATGCGACTGAG GCTGTGAGATCTGTGCTATCACTGGATAGGGAAGCCTTTCCCTCTTTGAATGGTCTACCAGGAGAAACATTCCATAGT TATATTGCAGATAATCGCCTTGAAAATAACCCATGGCATGGTGTAGATGAATGGGCGCTCAAG CATGAAGTAAGCAATCTTATCGACACAACACTGAGGGAGCGTGAGAGAGATATAATACGTCTTTACTATGGTCTCAGTGACGAATGTTTAACTTGGGAAGATATTAGCAAAAG GATTGGTTTGTCAAGAGAAAGAGTCCGACAGGTTGGATTGATCGCATTAGAGAAACTAAAACATGCGGCGAGAAAGAGAAGGATGGAGGCTTTGCTAGTAAAACATTAG